The region AAGGCCCTTAAACATTTTGGCTTATTAAAGACAGACAGCAATAATCCTTTCAAAAGTAGGGATCGAAACTTTGAAAAGGTCAAGGAATTTCACCAGTTGATGGATGGACGCTTGCAGGAGCTACCAAAAAATTTGTCAAAAGAGGAAGCCAGCCACCGGGTGGATTTTCAGGTTGAAGAATTAGTGGAACTTTTGTACGCAGCTTCTAAGGGGCAAACAGAAGACTTTACCGACCTGGTTCAAAAGATGAAAGAGGATGTGGATAAGGCTTATAATAAGGTTATCTCAAAGAAAAAAGATGTGAGTGATACCATGACCAATGAAGTGGATGCCCTGATTGACAGCCTCTATCTGACCTATGGTAGCTTTGTCCTTATGGGTATTGATCCAGCTGAGATTTTTGATCTAGTCCACCAGGCAAATATGGGGAAGGTTTTCCCAGATGGTAAGGCCCACTTTGATCCTGTGACCCACAAGATTTTAAAGCCTGACAACTGGGAAAGAGATTATGCTCCTGAATCTAGGATGGAAAAGGAGTTGGAGGGTCAAATCCTTAGAGGCTTTAACCGCAAGTCCTTATCGGAATAGGATAGGTGTCCTTTTCTTACATTGAAAAAAATTATCAAAATGATATAATGGAACGAGCAACACACACTAGGAGAAGAAATGGCTAATATTGTAAAAAAGCTTGTTGAAAATGATAAGCGTGAATTAAAGAAACTAGATAAAAAGGCTGATGAGGTCGAAAAATTTGCTGGTGAGATGGAAGCCCTATCAGATGAGAATTTGAAGGCCAAAACTTCAATCTTACGCAAGCGTTATCAAAATGGTGAAAGTCTTGATGATTTACTTCCTGAGGCTTTTGCTGTCGTGCGTGAGGGAGCTAAGCGTGTTCTTGGTCTCTATCCTTATCATGTCCAAATTATGGGGGGAATTGTCCTTCATAATGGTGACGTCCCTGAGATGCGTACAGGTGAGGGTAAAACGCTAACTGCGACCATGCCTGTTTATTTGAATGCCCTAAGTGGCAAGGGTGTCCATGTAGTAACCGTTAATGAGTACCTATCAACTCGTGATGCCCTAGAGATGGGTGAACTTTACAACTGGTTGGGACTATCTGTTGGGATTAATCTTAATTCTAAGTCTGCTGAAGAAAAAAGAGAGGCTTATGCCTGTGATATTACCTACTCAACCAACTCTGAGTTAGGTTTTGACTACCTTCGTGATAACATGGTAACCCAAACTGAAGAGCTGGTTCAAAGGGATTTGAACTTTGCCTTGGTTGATGAGGTTGACTCTATCTTAATTGATGAGGCAAGGACTCCGTTAATTATTTCTGGTCAGGCTGAAGGGTCAAGTGCCCTTTATACAAGAGCGGACATGTTTGTTAAATCCCTTGCAGATGAAGATTTTACCATCGACTTGCAGTCAAAAACAATCTCTTTAGCTGAGACAGGAATTGATAAGGCTGAAAGTTATTTTGATTTAGAAAATCTTTATGACCTCGAAAACGCAGCCCTAACCCACTATATTGACAATGCCCTTCGTGCCAACTATATCATGATTCGTGACCTTGATTACATGGTTGATGCCAACCAAGAGGTTCTGATTGTAGACCAGTTTACAGGTCGGGCCATGGAAGGACGCAGATATTCTGACGGTCTCCACCAGGCCATTGAAGCCAAGGAGTTAGTTCCCATTCAGGATGAGTCAAAAACAATGGCCTCAATTACCTACCAAAATTTCTTTAGGATGTATAAAAAACTTGCTGGGATGACGGGTACTGCAAAGACTGAGGCTGAAGAATTTAGGGAAATCTACAACATGCAGATTGTACCCATTCCTACCAACAAGCCAATTCAGCGTATTGACCACCATGATGTTTTATACCCAACAGTTGGCTCAAAATTCAGGGCTGTTGTTGAAGAGGTTAAAGAACGCCACCATAATGGTCAACCTATCCTTATTGGGACTGTCGGAGTTGAAACCAGTGAGATTATTTCAAATAGCTTGACCAAGGCTGGCATTCCCCATGAAGTTTTAAATGCTAAAAATCACTTCAAGGAAGCTGAAATTATCATGAATGCAGGTCAGAAGGGTGCAGTTACTATTGCCACCAATATGGCTGGTCGTGGTACAGACATCAAGCTTGGTGCAGGTGTGCGTGAACTGGGAGGTCTTGCCGTAATCGGTACTGAACGCCATGAATCACGCCGTATCGACAACCAGCTCCGTGGTCGTAGTGGCCGTCAAGGAGACCCAGGTGAGTCTAAATTTTACCTATCCCTTGAAGATGAGCTCATGCGTCGTTTTGGTAGCGAGCGGGTATCAGCCTTCCTTGAGAGCATGAATCTTTCTGAAGAAGATTCTGTTATTGAGTCACGTTTAATTACCCGTCAGGTTGAGTCAAGCCAAAAACGAGTTGAAGGAAACAACTATGACTCACGTAAGCAGGTTCTTCAATATGATGATGTCATGCGTGAGCAGAGGGAGATTATCTACCGCCAAAGAAAAGAGGTTATGACTACAAGTGATGACCTAAGTTCAGCCCTCCTTGGTATGTTTAAACGTACAATTGAAAGGGAGGTCGAAGGTCAAACCTTAGGAACTAAGGAAGTAAGCCCAGAGGCTGTGGAAGGAATTTATGATTTTGCCAAAAATTCCCTTCTTCCAGAAGATATGATTACTAAATCAGAACTTGAAGGAAAATCAGCGGCTGAAATTCAAGCCCTGCTCTTTGATAAGGTCAAAAACCACTATCATGATCAGATGGATAAACTGCCTGAACCAGAACAAAGATTACGCTTCCAAAAGGCTGTAATTTTAAGGGTTGTTGACAGTAAGTGGGCTGATCATATTGATGCCTTAGACCAAATGAGACAATCTGTTGGTTTGAGGGGTTATGCCCAAAACAATCCCTTGGTAGAGTACCAGACTGAAAGCTATACCATGTTTAATGACATGATAGGCTCAATTGAGTTTGAAGTGACCCGTTTGATGATGAAGGCACAGATTCACCAAGAGGTACCAAGGGAGCACCCTCAAGCTGCAAGGACAACAGCATCACAAGAAAACCTGCTTGTCGATGATGAAACTTCAAAGGCAGCTGGTGATGTAGAGGAGATTGACTTTTCTCAAGTCAAGAGAAATGACCTGTGCCCATGTGGTAGCGGTAAAAAATTTAAAAATTGTCACGGACGTAATTTGTAGAAATTACGTAGGCAAAAATAGATATAAGATACATAAAAATTAAATAAGGTAGGATAATCCATGTCATTTAAAAAATTAAGTCAAGCAATCAATGTTGAAGAAGTTAGGAAATTAGGTCACCTTGAAGGTCAAGACCTTGAAAACAAAAAGAAGAGGGATAAGGAACTTGAAGCCATTATTAAAGGAGAAGACGACCGTCTACTTCTAATCATTGGCCCATGTTCAAGTGATAATGAAGAGGCTGTCTTAGAATATGCCCGTCGCCTGGCTAAGCTTCAAGAAGAAGTTAAGGACAAAATCTTTATGGTCATGCGAGTTTATACTGCGAAACCAAGAACTAATGGAGACGGCTACAAGGGTCTAATCCACCAGCCAAATAGCATGGGACTTCCTGACCTTTTAAATGGTATTAAGGCCGTTCGTGACCTTCACTACAAGGTTATTAAGGAAACAGGACTTACAACAGCTGATGAGATGCTCTACCCAGAAAACTTAGAATTAGTTGATGACCTTGTCAGCTATATTGCAGTTGGAGCAAGGAGTGTTGAGGACCAACAACACCGTTTTGTAGCTAGTGGTATTGATGTACCAGTTGGGATGAAAAATCCAACCAGCGGTAACCTTTCAGTCCTATTCAACGGGGTTTATGCGGCTCAACAGCCTCAAAACTTCCTCTTTACTGGATCAGAAGTTGAGACATCAGGAAATGACATGGCCCACGTTATCCTACGTGGTGCAGTTACGGAAGAAGGAAAATACCTACCAAACTACTA is a window of Streptococcaceae bacterium ESL0729 DNA encoding:
- the secA gene encoding preprotein translocase subunit SecA — protein: MANIVKKLVENDKRELKKLDKKADEVEKFAGEMEALSDENLKAKTSILRKRYQNGESLDDLLPEAFAVVREGAKRVLGLYPYHVQIMGGIVLHNGDVPEMRTGEGKTLTATMPVYLNALSGKGVHVVTVNEYLSTRDALEMGELYNWLGLSVGINLNSKSAEEKREAYACDITYSTNSELGFDYLRDNMVTQTEELVQRDLNFALVDEVDSILIDEARTPLIISGQAEGSSALYTRADMFVKSLADEDFTIDLQSKTISLAETGIDKAESYFDLENLYDLENAALTHYIDNALRANYIMIRDLDYMVDANQEVLIVDQFTGRAMEGRRYSDGLHQAIEAKELVPIQDESKTMASITYQNFFRMYKKLAGMTGTAKTEAEEFREIYNMQIVPIPTNKPIQRIDHHDVLYPTVGSKFRAVVEEVKERHHNGQPILIGTVGVETSEIISNSLTKAGIPHEVLNAKNHFKEAEIIMNAGQKGAVTIATNMAGRGTDIKLGAGVRELGGLAVIGTERHESRRIDNQLRGRSGRQGDPGESKFYLSLEDELMRRFGSERVSAFLESMNLSEEDSVIESRLITRQVESSQKRVEGNNYDSRKQVLQYDDVMREQREIIYRQRKEVMTTSDDLSSALLGMFKRTIEREVEGQTLGTKEVSPEAVEGIYDFAKNSLLPEDMITKSELEGKSAAEIQALLFDKVKNHYHDQMDKLPEPEQRLRFQKAVILRVVDSKWADHIDALDQMRQSVGLRGYAQNNPLVEYQTESYTMFNDMIGSIEFEVTRLMMKAQIHQEVPREHPQAARTTASQENLLVDDETSKAAGDVEEIDFSQVKRNDLCPCGSGKKFKNCHGRNL
- a CDS encoding 3-deoxy-7-phosphoheptulonate synthase, whose translation is MSFKKLSQAINVEEVRKLGHLEGQDLENKKKRDKELEAIIKGEDDRLLLIIGPCSSDNEEAVLEYARRLAKLQEEVKDKIFMVMRVYTAKPRTNGDGYKGLIHQPNSMGLPDLLNGIKAVRDLHYKVIKETGLTTADEMLYPENLELVDDLVSYIAVGARSVEDQQHRFVASGIDVPVGMKNPTSGNLSVLFNGVYAAQQPQNFLFTGSEVETSGNDMAHVILRGAVTEEGKYLPNYYYDNLLRTIDMYEKMNLKNPFIVVDTNHDNSGKQYLEQTRIVRQTLVNREWNEKIKKNVRGFMIESYLEDGRQDSPEVFGKSITDPCLGWDKTEALIREIFETEGEVEA